The window TTATTACAACAAGTGCTGAATGTTAGCACACTTTTTATACAACAAAAAAATTTATGGACACTTATTATACTATCGAAGAAAAGTATTTGCAGGCCGTGGATAAACTCTCTTATGGTAAAACTACCAAAGGGCTTAAATTACTGAACGAAATTATCAGCAACGATCCTTTATACGCGCGTGCCCATCATCAACTGGGTATGTTATACTATTACGAAGTAAAAGATTACCAAACCGCGGGCTACCATTTTAAAACCTGTATGGAGCTGGAACCTTCATTTCCGGATAACTATACACATTATCTTGATTTGCTTGTGTTTTTGAATATGGAAAAACTGGTAAACAATGTATCTGTTAAAGCCCTGAATACACCCGGAGTTGATACCGCCGAAGTTTACAGCCTGCTTGGCCTGTTCCACGAAAAAAGCAAAGACTGGACAAAAGCCTTAATTAACTATCAAAAAGCCTTTATGGAAGTAACAGACCATAACGATAAAATTGATATTGAGCAAAGCATTAAACGCATCCGCTCAAAAATGAAGCATACGTTGGCTTATACCTACCAGATAACGGAGTAAGGAGAAAGGTTAAAGGCGAAAGGCAAAAGGTCAAAGACCCAAGGTCCGACATAGAAGGACAAAAGCAAAAGAGGCTGTATCATAAATCATGATAAGCCTCTTTTTTGTATGATTTATTCGGGTACCTAATGGAGTCTATTTTAGTACAGGCGATTCTCAGAGGGGTATTTTGATTTATGATACGGCCTCTTTTTTAACCCTTTTCAGTTTTTAACTTTCACCTTTCACCTATTTCGCTGCCCTCACTGCCTTTACCTGCGCCGCGCTTACTGCCGATGCTTTGTTGCCAAAACTATTCCTGATGTAGGTGAGCAAATCGGCAATTTCCTGGTCTTTTAAAAAGTCATGAGCTGCCATGGTGTTGGAGTAGCGCTGGCCATTGATATCTACATCGTCGCTAAAACCGTTTAATATTATTTTAATCAGTTTGACTTTATCGCCCAAAACAAAAGTGGTTTTGGCCAGGGGCGGGTTCATGCTGGGTATCCCCATACCATCTGCCTGGTGGCATGCGGCACAGTTTTCGGCAAATATTGGGGCGCCGGCTGCCATGGATGCCTTTAGTGCAGCCGATGATTGTTTGCCAGCGGCCTTGTGCTTTTTGGTTTGTGCCTGTAACGCGGTAATGGTAAAAAATGTTATTAACGGTATGAGTACGAGGGCTTTTTTTAAGTCCATCATTATTTTTTATACGTTATTTTGTAAATGGTTCCCTGGTTATCGTCGGTTACATAAAGTGAGCCATCTGGTCCCTGCGCCAATCCGCATGGGCGATGTTCGGCACTACCTTTGGCTGCTTTTTCGGCACTTCCTGCAAAATTGTCTGCAAAAACCTCGTATGCACCGCTTGGCTTGCCATCTTTAAAAGGCTGAAAAACCACAAAATAACCTGCCTGCGGTTCTGGTGCACGGTTCCACGAACCATGAAAAGCGATGAAAGCGCCGTTTTTATACTTTTCGGGGAATTGGCTTCCGGTGTAAAACAACAAGCCGTTAGGTGCTAGGTGGCCCGGAAATGCAGCAGCCGGATTTATGGCCGTTTCGCCTCCTTCTTTTTTGCCATCACCGCCGTACTCGGGCATTAATATCTTTTTGTTTTGCTGCCAGTCGTAATACATATATGGCCAGCCGGCGTTATCGCCTTTTTTTATGGCGTACATACACTCG is drawn from Mucilaginibacter ginsenosidivorax and contains these coding sequences:
- a CDS encoding tetratricopeptide repeat protein gives rise to the protein MDTYYTIEEKYLQAVDKLSYGKTTKGLKLLNEIISNDPLYARAHHQLGMLYYYEVKDYQTAGYHFKTCMELEPSFPDNYTHYLDLLVFLNMEKLVNNVSVKALNTPGVDTAEVYSLLGLFHEKSKDWTKALINYQKAFMEVTDHNDKIDIEQSIKRIRSKMKHTLAYTYQITE
- a CDS encoding c-type cytochrome, yielding MMDLKKALVLIPLITFFTITALQAQTKKHKAAGKQSSAALKASMAAGAPIFAENCAACHQADGMGIPSMNPPLAKTTFVLGDKVKLIKIILNGFSDDVDINGQRYSNTMAAHDFLKDQEIADLLTYIRNSFGNKASAVSAAQVKAVRAAK